Proteins from one Erysipelothrix larvae genomic window:
- the trmB gene encoding tRNA (guanosine(46)-N7)-methyltransferase TrmB — protein MRLRKKKWSNDVYEDYQDVIVDEFEHIKGNWKETMRVDRLRLEIGSGKGDYWHHCADVYQPDGIIGMERDFTAGAIALKKLETYGKDRKRFIHNDAKSLIEMFGEGEIDVIHLNFSDPWPKTRHEKRRLTHPSKLELYKTVLSQNGEIWMKTDNVGLFNYSVVTVTQNGFDLIELDVDFRSQEKEDPTSEYERKFMEKGQPIFRAIWRKKDA, from the coding sequence ATGAGATTAAGAAAAAAGAAATGGAGCAATGACGTATATGAAGATTATCAGGACGTTATTGTCGATGAATTTGAACACATAAAAGGAAATTGGAAAGAAACAATGCGTGTCGATCGCCTCAGACTTGAAATCGGCTCAGGAAAAGGTGATTATTGGCACCACTGTGCAGATGTATACCAACCCGATGGTATTATAGGTATGGAACGTGATTTTACTGCAGGTGCAATTGCGCTAAAAAAACTTGAAACATATGGTAAAGATCGCAAACGATTCATCCATAATGATGCTAAGTCATTAATTGAAATGTTTGGTGAAGGGGAAATTGATGTGATTCACTTAAACTTCAGTGATCCATGGCCAAAAACGCGTCATGAAAAACGTCGCTTAACCCATCCCTCAAAATTGGAGTTATATAAAACTGTGTTATCTCAAAATGGAGAGATTTGGATGAAGACAGACAATGTTGGTCTATTTAATTATTCAGTTGTAACGGTAACACAAAATGGATTTGATTTAATCGAGTTGGATGTTGATTTTAGAAGTCAGGAAAAAGAAGATCCAACATCAGAATATGAACGAAAATTTATGGAAAAAGGACAACCGATTTTCCGAGCTATTTGGAGGAAGAAAGATGCTTGA